A region from the Catellatospora sp. TT07R-123 genome encodes:
- a CDS encoding lantibiotic dehydratase, which produces MPTTTPTHTPAGWRAGDFFAARVAGLPLSVVEPLRCPDACAWADAVLAQRGRLADDGAHLSDLLHELINANDDDAARRRLLTLRRQVFNNTLPADPAPALAAVEAARPAAVPAVTAWLDLRADLARLEQDGGARFAADTALARTHLWRLADEPRLRGGIQVASPVLDEHLATTAPPDPAAPANKKARRTERSLLSYLYRTACKTSPFSTFTGVAWGRLEDTAAGLDLPVADDWHRHTRLNVVVVARLADLIAADPGRRGDLPVVLSPGWRRDADRIRYVRHWVTAGDDSAAVSFDSVRDGLFFLRRSGVLDRLTAHLHEHGTVRWADLVDWLSAQTGAERPDAEAYLSMLTRLGMLRLLGLDTDVHAADPVRALRAALDHVDRPWAARLSDQLGEVSALVAAYSRADLGGRRDLRHRLRASLHAAAATLGADTAALPQALLYEDARIGGQPLAVPAATWRDMLGPDLAAVEQVLPAFDQTLPHRIMFHGFFLARFGAGGRCGDLLRLVDDFHDDLYDQYSAYTAGRRPFAEDGTYTPEENWLGRPEMAALDTARQSFAARMRELAAADPDAAELRLPPQALAEIGSQLGAAAIGFRPQGHFAQLAQRDDGPLLVLNQSFGGLSFPFSRFTHCFDGDRHDLAGLLREHARTQAPEGAVFAELTGGAATTNLNLHATLTDHVIVCPGETSDLPAERQLTLDDLHLAHDEAADRVVLRSTRLGCEVIPVYLGYLMPMALPQIPRTLLLLSPASMIRLDVWRGVPGVPGPGGITARPRVRVGNTVLSRRSWSLRAGDLPAAGDPGADPRAFLAWRGWRAQHGLPAQVFATVYPADPGRVAANPKPQYVDFDSPLSLQVFQADVDDPGDRVVLREMLPAAGELHARSAHGAHVAELAVETFRTYSRDAR; this is translated from the coding sequence ATGCCGACGACGACCCCGACACACACCCCGGCCGGCTGGCGGGCCGGGGACTTCTTCGCCGCCCGGGTGGCGGGCCTGCCGCTGTCGGTGGTCGAACCGCTGCGCTGCCCGGACGCCTGCGCGTGGGCCGACGCCGTCCTCGCCCAGCGCGGGCGGCTGGCCGACGACGGCGCGCACCTGAGCGACCTGCTCCACGAGCTGATCAACGCCAACGACGACGACGCCGCGCGCCGACGGCTGCTGACCCTGCGCCGCCAGGTCTTCAACAACACGCTGCCAGCCGATCCGGCACCGGCCCTGGCCGCCGTCGAGGCCGCCCGCCCGGCCGCGGTCCCCGCCGTCACCGCATGGCTGGACCTGCGGGCCGACCTCGCCCGGCTGGAGCAGGACGGCGGCGCCCGGTTCGCGGCGGACACCGCGCTGGCCCGCACGCACCTGTGGCGGCTGGCCGACGAGCCGCGCCTGCGCGGCGGAATCCAGGTCGCCTCACCGGTGCTCGACGAGCACCTGGCCACCACAGCCCCGCCGGACCCGGCCGCACCCGCGAACAAGAAGGCCCGCCGCACCGAGCGGTCGCTGCTGTCCTACCTGTACCGCACCGCGTGCAAGACGAGCCCGTTCAGCACGTTCACCGGGGTGGCCTGGGGCAGGCTCGAGGACACCGCCGCCGGACTGGACCTGCCGGTCGCCGACGACTGGCACCGCCACACGCGCCTCAACGTCGTGGTCGTGGCGCGGCTGGCCGACCTGATCGCCGCCGACCCCGGCAGGCGCGGCGACCTGCCGGTCGTGCTGAGCCCCGGCTGGCGGCGCGACGCCGACCGCATCCGCTACGTGCGCCACTGGGTCACCGCGGGCGACGACAGCGCCGCGGTCAGCTTCGACTCGGTCCGCGACGGGCTGTTCTTCCTGCGCCGCAGCGGCGTACTGGACCGGCTCACCGCGCACCTGCACGAGCACGGCACCGTCCGCTGGGCAGACCTGGTCGACTGGCTCAGCGCGCAGACAGGCGCCGAGCGGCCCGACGCCGAGGCGTACCTGTCGATGCTGACGCGCCTGGGCATGCTGCGACTGCTGGGCCTGGACACCGACGTGCACGCCGCCGACCCGGTCCGGGCACTGCGCGCCGCCCTCGACCACGTCGACCGGCCCTGGGCGGCGCGGCTGTCCGACCAGCTCGGCGAGGTGTCGGCGCTGGTCGCGGCATACTCGCGGGCCGACCTGGGCGGCCGCCGGGACCTGCGGCACCGGCTGCGAGCCTCGCTGCACGCCGCCGCGGCGACGCTGGGCGCCGACACCGCCGCACTGCCGCAGGCGCTGCTCTACGAAGACGCCCGCATCGGCGGGCAGCCGCTGGCCGTGCCGGCCGCCACCTGGCGCGACATGCTCGGCCCGGACCTGGCCGCCGTCGAGCAGGTGCTGCCCGCCTTCGACCAGACCCTGCCGCACCGGATCATGTTCCACGGCTTCTTCCTGGCCCGGTTCGGTGCCGGCGGCCGCTGCGGCGACCTGCTGCGACTGGTCGACGACTTCCACGACGACCTGTACGACCAGTACTCGGCCTACACCGCCGGCCGCCGCCCGTTCGCCGAGGACGGCACCTACACCCCAGAGGAGAACTGGCTCGGCAGGCCCGAGATGGCCGCGCTGGACACGGCGCGGCAGAGCTTCGCCGCGCGGATGCGGGAACTGGCCGCCGCCGACCCCGACGCGGCAGAGCTGCGGCTGCCGCCGCAGGCGCTGGCCGAGATCGGCTCGCAGCTCGGCGCCGCCGCCATCGGGTTCCGGCCGCAGGGCCACTTCGCGCAGCTCGCGCAGCGCGACGACGGGCCGCTGCTGGTGCTGAACCAGTCCTTCGGCGGGCTGTCGTTCCCGTTCAGTCGGTTCACGCACTGCTTCGACGGCGACCGGCACGACCTGGCGGGGCTGCTGCGCGAACACGCCCGCACGCAGGCGCCCGAGGGAGCGGTGTTCGCGGAGCTGACCGGCGGCGCGGCGACCACCAACCTCAACCTGCACGCCACGCTCACCGACCACGTCATCGTCTGCCCCGGCGAGACCAGCGACCTGCCCGCCGAGCGGCAGCTCACCCTCGACGACCTGCACCTGGCGCACGACGAGGCCGCCGACCGGGTCGTGCTGCGCTCCACCCGACTGGGCTGCGAGGTGATCCCGGTGTACCTGGGCTACCTGATGCCGATGGCGCTGCCGCAGATCCCGCGGACCCTGCTGCTGCTGTCACCGGCGTCGATGATCCGCCTGGACGTGTGGCGGGGCGTGCCAGGCGTGCCCGGTCCCGGCGGGATCACCGCGCGGCCCCGGGTGCGGGTCGGCAACACGGTGCTCAGCCGCCGGAGCTGGTCGCTGCGCGCAGGGGACCTGCCGGCGGCCGGCGACCCCGGCGCCGACCCGCGGGCGTTCCTGGCCTGGCGCGGCTGGCGCGCCCAGCACGGCCTGCCCGCGCAGGTGTTCGCCACGGTCTACCCGGCCGACCCCGGCCGCGTCGCGGCCAACCCGAAACCGCAGTACGTCGACTTCGACAGCCCGCTGTCGCTGCAGGTGTTCCAGGCCGATGTGGACGATCCCGGCGACCGGGTCGTGCTGCGTGAGATGCTGCCCGCCGCGGGCGAGCTGCACGCCCGCAGCGCGCACGGCGCGCACGTGGCCGAGCTGGCCGTGGAGACCTTCCGCACCTACTCCAGGGACGCCCGATGA
- a CDS encoding SagB family peptide dehydrogenase — protein sequence MTADPTGFAHAYASAILRRGREPMPPTDFAPDWSDAPRRGKYYPHATTFPLPEPRPAGAALDTALAAGADTDAPFTTELLAGMLHHSYGLLGRRLGIQANTDLGALPSYAHANWHRGTASGGGLYPCSVYWAAGPGAGVTPGVYYYAHARHAMQRLLAGDVTDRVRAALGGHAAGQFLIIGVKYWQNSFKYNNFSYHAVSMDVGTVLQTWRMWAGAHGLRIRPVLWFDQAALGDLLGLATDDEAMFAVVPLTWTIAPAGPPPRTAPRPRVRHADQERSRTLLDFDTLGRIHRSTAAAAAHRPAAGALAAAAAHPVPPGPRLPLPPAEPMDMPLSDALRRRRSSFGRFQADRPMTAAQLSALLSATAATAVDCEAATAQDGPLAKVYAFVNHVTGVPAGGYEYDPAGHCLRRVTEAPPGMFLQRNYFLANYNLEQAAAVLVPTVRSHAVLDAVGDRGYNLVNATIGAISQTFYTAAAALRLGGGVALGFDNVSYVEELGLAQTGEFPLLIMLAGHERGGLGDYRYELR from the coding sequence ATGACCGCTGACCCCACCGGCTTCGCCCACGCCTACGCCTCCGCCATCCTGCGCCGCGGCCGCGAGCCCATGCCGCCGACCGACTTCGCCCCCGACTGGTCCGACGCGCCCCGCCGCGGCAAGTACTACCCGCACGCCACCACGTTCCCGCTGCCGGAGCCCCGCCCCGCCGGTGCAGCCCTGGACACCGCGCTGGCCGCAGGCGCCGACACCGACGCCCCGTTCACCACCGAGCTGCTGGCCGGCATGCTGCACCACTCCTACGGCCTGCTCGGACGCAGACTCGGCATCCAGGCCAACACCGATCTGGGCGCGCTGCCGTCCTATGCCCACGCCAACTGGCACCGCGGCACCGCCTCCGGCGGCGGCCTCTACCCGTGCAGCGTCTACTGGGCCGCAGGCCCCGGCGCCGGGGTCACCCCCGGCGTCTACTACTACGCCCACGCCCGCCACGCCATGCAGCGCCTGCTCGCCGGGGACGTCACCGACCGGGTCCGCGCCGCGCTCGGCGGCCACGCCGCAGGCCAGTTCCTCATCATCGGCGTCAAATACTGGCAGAACTCGTTCAAGTACAACAACTTCTCCTACCACGCCGTGTCGATGGACGTCGGCACCGTGCTCCAGACCTGGCGGATGTGGGCGGGCGCGCACGGCCTGCGGATCCGTCCCGTGCTGTGGTTCGACCAGGCGGCCCTCGGCGACCTGCTCGGCCTGGCGACCGACGACGAGGCCATGTTCGCCGTCGTCCCGCTGACCTGGACCATCGCGCCCGCCGGACCACCGCCGCGGACGGCCCCCCGCCCCCGGGTGCGCCACGCCGACCAGGAACGCTCCCGCACCCTGCTGGACTTCGACACCCTGGGCCGGATCCACCGCAGCACCGCAGCCGCGGCCGCGCACCGCCCGGCCGCCGGAGCGCTGGCCGCCGCCGCGGCCCACCCGGTGCCACCGGGGCCGCGGCTGCCGCTGCCGCCCGCCGAGCCCATGGACATGCCCCTGTCCGACGCGCTGCGCCGCCGCCGCAGCAGCTTCGGGCGCTTCCAAGCCGACCGGCCCATGACCGCCGCGCAGCTGTCGGCACTGCTCAGCGCGACCGCAGCCACCGCGGTCGACTGCGAGGCCGCGACCGCCCAGGACGGACCCCTGGCCAAGGTGTACGCCTTCGTCAACCACGTGACCGGCGTACCCGCCGGAGGCTACGAGTACGACCCTGCCGGGCACTGCCTGCGCCGGGTCACCGAGGCACCGCCCGGCATGTTCCTCCAGCGCAACTACTTCCTGGCCAACTACAACCTGGAGCAGGCCGCCGCCGTCCTCGTCCCGACGGTGCGCAGCCACGCCGTGCTCGACGCGGTCGGCGACCGCGGCTACAACCTGGTCAACGCCACCATCGGCGCGATCTCGCAGACGTTCTACACCGCGGCGGCCGCGCTGCGGCTGGGCGGCGGCGTGGCACTGGGCTTCGACAACGTGTCCTACGTGGAGGAGCTGGGCCTGGCACAGACCGGCGAGTTCCCACTGCTGATCATGCTGGCCGGGCACGAACGCGGCGGGCTCGGCGACTACCGCTACGAGCTGCGGTGA
- a CDS encoding TOMM precursor leader peptide-binding protein, translated as MTTSELVCAGLARLLAERGCPAQVLALGARDELTAPATAAPGPHILIYGRHALISPIGPACTSCLARRWQAVRHRDLRDALELGGDTAAAGPWPYATPFAADLLHHLVQARQAMPADPVLGTVHQVDLQTLQVRRVPLVPDPECPACGRAVDDAPGLAPVDLLPTPKTSPTAFRSRPVDDYRLDVEAFANPVCGALGATLWQDTTSLSTSPAIGSFTLRTGRYLRETLYGGHADGYRRSSRIAVLEGLERAAGLRPRGKRTAVTASLDELGAAALDPRTCGLYSDEFYRTNPYVHRFDPSRPITWVWGWSLRDRRPVLVPEILVYYHASSVDERFVQETSNGCASGSSLVEAVYHGLMEAVERDAFLLAWYGGRTLPEIDPDSIDRPQIRAMVDRLAMYGYQARFFDTRMTFDIPVVTAVAVRRDGGLGTLAFGGGASLDPYTAMTAALCEIATDSVMVRVRAHADEARLRAMVDDFGKVQGLHDHPLLYGLPDMARHAAFLLERGPRPETMQRLYEHHRPAPPLSADLADDLELCVKTVTGQGFDVIAVDQTMPEQRDLGVHTVSVVVPGLLPIDFGWLRQRAPRSPRLRTAFRQAGILDRDLRDDEIHSVPHPFP; from the coding sequence GTGACCACATCGGAGCTGGTCTGCGCGGGACTGGCCCGCCTACTGGCCGAGCGCGGCTGCCCGGCGCAGGTGCTGGCACTGGGGGCACGCGACGAGCTGACCGCACCCGCCACCGCCGCGCCAGGCCCGCACATCCTGATCTACGGACGCCACGCCCTGATCAGCCCCATCGGGCCGGCCTGCACGTCGTGCCTGGCCCGCCGGTGGCAGGCGGTGCGCCACCGCGACCTGCGTGACGCACTGGAACTGGGCGGCGACACGGCCGCGGCCGGGCCCTGGCCCTACGCGACCCCGTTCGCCGCCGACCTGCTGCACCACCTCGTGCAGGCCCGGCAGGCGATGCCCGCCGACCCGGTGCTCGGCACGGTCCACCAGGTCGACCTGCAGACCCTCCAGGTGCGGCGGGTGCCGCTGGTGCCCGACCCGGAGTGCCCGGCCTGCGGCCGGGCCGTCGACGACGCGCCCGGACTCGCCCCGGTCGACCTGCTGCCCACGCCCAAGACCAGCCCTACGGCGTTCCGCAGCAGGCCCGTCGACGACTACCGGCTCGACGTCGAGGCGTTCGCCAACCCGGTCTGCGGGGCGCTGGGCGCCACCCTGTGGCAGGACACCACCTCGCTGTCCACATCCCCGGCAATCGGGTCGTTCACCCTGCGCACCGGCCGCTACCTGCGCGAGACCCTGTACGGCGGGCACGCCGACGGCTACCGGCGCAGCTCCCGCATCGCGGTCCTGGAGGGCCTGGAACGCGCCGCCGGGCTGCGGCCGCGCGGCAAGCGCACCGCCGTCACCGCGAGCCTGGACGAACTGGGCGCGGCCGCGCTGGACCCGCGTACCTGCGGCCTGTACAGCGACGAGTTCTACCGCACCAACCCGTACGTGCACCGCTTCGACCCGAGCCGCCCGATAACCTGGGTGTGGGGCTGGTCGCTGCGCGACCGGCGTCCGGTCCTGGTCCCCGAGATCCTCGTCTACTACCACGCGTCCTCGGTCGACGAGCGGTTCGTGCAGGAGACCTCCAACGGCTGCGCGTCAGGCTCGTCACTGGTGGAAGCGGTGTACCACGGTCTGATGGAGGCCGTGGAACGCGACGCGTTCCTACTGGCCTGGTACGGCGGCCGGACCCTGCCCGAGATCGACCCCGACAGCATCGACCGGCCGCAGATCCGCGCCATGGTCGACCGGCTGGCGATGTACGGCTACCAGGCCCGGTTCTTCGACACCAGGATGACCTTCGACATCCCCGTGGTCACCGCCGTGGCGGTACGCCGCGACGGCGGGCTGGGCACGCTGGCGTTCGGCGGCGGCGCCAGCCTCGACCCGTACACGGCGATGACCGCGGCGCTGTGCGAGATCGCCACCGACTCGGTCATGGTCCGGGTCCGGGCCCACGCCGACGAGGCCCGCCTGCGCGCGATGGTCGACGACTTCGGCAAGGTGCAGGGCCTGCACGACCACCCGCTGCTCTACGGGCTGCCCGACATGGCCCGGCACGCGGCGTTCCTACTGGAGCGCGGCCCGCGGCCCGAGACCATGCAGCGGCTGTACGAACACCACCGGCCCGCGCCGCCGCTGTCGGCCGACCTCGCCGACGACCTCGAACTCTGCGTCAAGACCGTCACCGGGCAGGGCTTCGACGTCATCGCCGTCGACCAGACCATGCCCGAGCAGCGCGACCTGGGCGTGCACACCGTCAGCGTGGTCGTGCCCGGCCTGCTGCCGATCGACTTCGGCTGGCTGCGCCAGCGCGCCCCCCGCTCGCCGCGCCTGCGCACCGCGTTCCGGCAGGCCGGGATCCTCGACCGCGACCTGCGCGACGACGAGATCCACTCCGTCCCCCACCCGTTCCCGTGA
- a CDS encoding TOMM precursor leader peptide-binding protein, whose product MSTAYETVAHSRPRMRHDVLYTRTEDGVLFHNSNSGFRLTSPTAYRLASLLVPHLNGRNRVADICAPLPDAQRTMIGELIRALYDREFARDIPDDDADPSAVLDPAVAAHFAAQLAYIDHYVGGAPRRFADFRAGAVTVLGDGPIARACAAGLLRNGAASVTVSAGVTAALTADLAELDEAGCSVTVAEMPAGLSEPRWADLDDSGIVVVAGGPDAPRDILRLLAEGIPAGRLLLPAWVAGPRLLIGPLHGPGRHGCWCCAMLRLADNDTTGAAARVWQAAALPPGHAVAGEQPGGPLAAMVGNLLAYEVFRLATGALPAETDAAVLVQHLASLDVLAEPLLTHPSCGFCRPGPAPYDVSSVALDPPREAGQDPTTAAEAAVAQLAAHQPLLQPHLGLLRRYDDEQWDQTPVKAGGVELTAGGRRRTVTAFDVHHVAAARLRALRAAAVAYTGHTAVTEPAPSDLPRHDAARLGLASGWAESGPAAWVQARLLATGRPVAVPRAALEPFGPANTDHAVEPTCAGAGAGADLAEAVRAGLASALSHRALRRLLDGAGEARQIRPQTLGDTPELRFLTKSAANLGVQVELLDLGGGPAPSAATVLARCEDAASGRTLHALATDPDWTVAATATLRDVLGQAQLLRQKPGRDVDTGDPLLVDFDAAAVTPAGDADGRPEARGTWTDVLAELRTAGLDVLVAPVSGPDLARGGLIAVRVLLAAEADR is encoded by the coding sequence ATGAGCACGGCATACGAGACCGTGGCGCATAGCCGGCCCCGGATGCGCCACGACGTGCTGTACACCCGCACCGAGGACGGGGTGCTGTTCCACAACTCCAACAGCGGCTTCCGGCTGACCTCGCCGACCGCGTACCGGCTGGCGTCGCTGCTCGTGCCGCACCTCAACGGCCGCAACCGGGTCGCCGACATCTGCGCGCCACTGCCCGACGCGCAACGCACCATGATCGGCGAACTGATCCGCGCCCTGTACGACCGCGAGTTCGCCCGCGACATCCCCGACGACGACGCCGACCCGTCGGCGGTGCTGGACCCGGCCGTGGCCGCGCACTTCGCCGCGCAGCTCGCCTACATCGACCACTACGTCGGCGGCGCACCCCGGCGGTTCGCGGACTTCCGAGCGGGCGCGGTGACCGTCCTGGGCGACGGCCCGATCGCCCGGGCGTGCGCGGCCGGGCTGCTGCGCAACGGGGCGGCGTCGGTGACGGTGTCCGCCGGTGTCACCGCAGCACTAACCGCGGACCTGGCCGAACTGGACGAGGCCGGTTGCAGCGTGACAGTGGCCGAAATGCCCGCGGGCCTGAGCGAACCGCGCTGGGCCGACCTGGACGACAGCGGGATCGTCGTCGTCGCGGGCGGCCCGGACGCGCCCCGCGACATCCTGCGACTGCTGGCCGAGGGCATCCCGGCCGGTCGGCTGCTGCTGCCCGCGTGGGTGGCCGGGCCGCGGCTGCTGATCGGGCCGCTGCACGGCCCCGGCCGACACGGCTGCTGGTGCTGCGCCATGCTGCGGCTGGCCGACAACGACACCACGGGCGCCGCCGCACGGGTGTGGCAGGCCGCGGCACTGCCACCCGGGCACGCGGTCGCGGGCGAGCAGCCCGGCGGCCCGCTGGCGGCCATGGTCGGCAACCTCCTGGCGTACGAGGTGTTCCGGCTCGCCACCGGCGCACTACCCGCCGAGACCGACGCCGCCGTGCTGGTGCAGCACCTGGCGTCGCTGGACGTGCTGGCCGAGCCGCTGCTCACGCACCCGTCATGCGGCTTCTGCCGCCCCGGACCCGCCCCATACGACGTCAGCAGTGTGGCGCTGGACCCGCCGCGCGAGGCCGGGCAGGACCCGACCACCGCAGCCGAGGCGGCGGTGGCGCAGCTCGCAGCCCACCAGCCGCTGCTCCAGCCGCACCTGGGCCTGCTGCGCCGCTACGACGACGAGCAGTGGGACCAGACCCCGGTCAAGGCCGGCGGGGTGGAGCTCACCGCAGGCGGCCGCCGCCGCACCGTGACCGCCTTCGACGTGCACCACGTGGCCGCCGCCCGCCTGCGGGCCCTGCGCGCCGCCGCAGTGGCCTACACCGGCCACACCGCGGTCACCGAACCCGCCCCCTCCGATCTGCCCCGCCACGACGCCGCCCGCCTCGGCCTGGCCTCGGGCTGGGCCGAAAGCGGCCCGGCCGCCTGGGTCCAAGCCCGCCTGCTGGCCACCGGCCGTCCGGTCGCGGTGCCCCGGGCCGCGCTGGAACCGTTCGGCCCGGCCAACACCGACCACGCGGTCGAGCCGACGTGCGCCGGCGCCGGCGCGGGCGCCGACCTCGCCGAGGCAGTCCGCGCCGGGCTGGCCTCGGCACTGAGCCACCGTGCCCTGCGCAGGCTGCTCGACGGCGCGGGCGAGGCCCGCCAGATCCGGCCCCAGACCCTCGGCGACACACCCGAGCTGAGGTTCCTGACCAAGTCGGCGGCCAACCTCGGGGTGCAGGTGGAACTGCTCGACCTGGGCGGCGGCCCCGCGCCGTCGGCCGCCACCGTGCTGGCACGCTGCGAGGACGCCGCCAGCGGACGCACCCTGCATGCCCTGGCCACCGACCCGGACTGGACGGTCGCGGCCACCGCGACCCTGCGCGACGTGCTCGGCCAGGCCCAGCTGCTGCGGCAGAAGCCCGGCCGCGACGTCGACACCGGCGACCCGCTGCTGGTCGACTTCGACGCGGCGGCCGTCACACCGGCAGGCGACGCCGACGGCCGACCCGAGGCGCGCGGCACCTGGACCGACGTGCTCGCCGAGCTGCGCACCGCAGGTCTCGACGTGCTGGTCGCCCCAGTCTCCGGCCCCGACCTGGCCCGCGGCGGCCTGATCGCGGTGCGGGTGCTGCTGGCCGCGGAGGCCGACCGGTGA
- a CDS encoding AfsR/SARP family transcriptional regulator, whose product MSDGPPAREQRLDAPQAPRPAAVFRVLGPLTITSGSEALVLPPSKVTSLLATLLLHPDEVVSTGMLQEAIWGDQRPGSARAALQTCALRLRQMFARHAITGAVIKTVPGGYRITGSAHTIDLLHFRDLVSQARDEPDPDAELAALETALSLWHGPVLANVPSESLHRDVVPRIVEERVRVIERVCELKIRLGRDRSALVDLWAATRAHPANERFAAQLAEVLYRTGRQADALAELRRVREHLNHELGVDPGQGLRALELSILRGERPAAAEPPAPAGPISITSAFVGRDALCRAVVERLAAGIPILVLSGQPGIGKTALARHAARLAADAFPGGQILMAMRSPDGRPSAPERLLPQAGPPGRRLLVLDDVADSDQALQLPALLSDGDTMLLTSRLSLSGLVARYGGWLHRLEPLEPAESVRLLGGVLGPERISAEPAAAAELAALCEHLPLALRIVATRILLRSRMTLDEAVGWLGADRLGRLSLPGERDMSVRARFDDVLAQAGPDHAGALRRLAATGLAAITVDEAAATLDVTTAAARRLLDELVDRSLLEESAAHYQVGDLLRLHLHEPAASHPHPGHTPPHLN is encoded by the coding sequence ATGAGCGACGGCCCTCCGGCCCGGGAGCAGCGCCTCGACGCGCCGCAAGCCCCCCGGCCCGCGGCCGTGTTCCGTGTGCTCGGGCCGCTGACCATCACCAGCGGCAGCGAGGCGCTGGTGCTGCCGCCGTCGAAGGTGACCTCGCTGCTGGCCACCCTGCTGCTGCATCCCGACGAGGTCGTGTCGACCGGCATGCTCCAGGAGGCCATCTGGGGCGACCAGCGCCCCGGATCGGCCCGCGCCGCGTTGCAGACCTGCGCGCTGCGGCTGCGGCAGATGTTCGCCCGGCACGCCATCACCGGCGCGGTGATCAAGACCGTCCCCGGCGGCTACCGCATCACCGGCAGCGCGCACACCATCGACCTGCTCCACTTCCGCGACCTGGTGAGCCAGGCACGCGACGAGCCCGACCCGGACGCGGAACTGGCCGCCCTCGAGACCGCGCTGAGCCTGTGGCACGGCCCGGTGCTGGCCAACGTGCCCTCCGAGTCCCTGCACCGCGACGTCGTACCCCGCATCGTCGAGGAGCGCGTCCGCGTCATCGAACGCGTCTGCGAGCTGAAGATCAGGCTCGGACGGGACCGGTCCGCGCTGGTCGACCTGTGGGCGGCGACCCGCGCCCACCCCGCCAACGAACGGTTCGCCGCGCAACTGGCCGAGGTGCTGTACCGCACCGGCCGCCAGGCCGACGCGCTGGCCGAGCTGCGGCGCGTCAGAGAACACCTCAACCACGAACTCGGCGTGGACCCCGGGCAGGGCCTGCGCGCCCTGGAACTGTCCATCCTGCGAGGCGAGCGGCCGGCCGCGGCCGAGCCTCCCGCACCGGCAGGCCCGATCAGCATCACCTCGGCGTTCGTCGGCCGCGACGCGCTGTGCCGCGCCGTCGTCGAACGGCTGGCGGCGGGCATCCCGATCCTGGTCCTGAGCGGCCAGCCCGGCATCGGCAAGACGGCCTTGGCCCGCCACGCCGCGCGGCTGGCCGCCGACGCGTTCCCCGGCGGCCAGATCCTGATGGCCATGCGCTCGCCCGACGGGCGGCCGTCGGCCCCCGAGCGGCTGCTGCCGCAGGCGGGACCGCCTGGACGGCGGCTGCTGGTGCTCGACGACGTCGCCGACAGCGACCAGGCGCTACAGCTGCCGGCACTGCTGTCCGACGGCGACACCATGCTGCTCACCAGCCGACTGAGCCTGTCCGGGCTGGTCGCCCGATACGGCGGCTGGCTGCACCGGCTGGAACCGCTCGAACCGGCCGAGTCGGTGCGGCTGCTGGGCGGAGTGCTGGGCCCCGAACGGATCAGCGCCGAACCGGCCGCCGCCGCCGAACTCGCGGCGCTGTGCGAACACCTGCCGCTGGCGCTGCGGATCGTGGCCACCCGCATCCTGCTGCGCTCCCGGATGACCCTCGACGAGGCCGTCGGCTGGCTGGGCGCCGACCGGCTGGGCCGGCTGAGCCTGCCCGGCGAACGCGACATGTCGGTGCGCGCCCGCTTCGACGACGTGCTGGCCCAGGCCGGGCCGGACCACGCCGGAGCGCTGCGGCGGCTGGCCGCCACCGGCCTCGCCGCGATCACCGTCGACGAGGCCGCGGCGACGCTGGACGTCACCACGGCGGCAGCGCGCCGCCTGCTCGACGAACTCGTCGACCGCAGCCTGCTGGAGGAGTCGGCGGCGCACTACCAGGTCGGCGACCTGCTGCGGCTGCACCTGCACGAACCCGCCGCGAGCCACCCGCACCCCGGCCACACGCCACCCCACCTGAACTGA